In a genomic window of Streptomyces pristinaespiralis:
- a CDS encoding HNH endonuclease signature motif containing protein, whose product MPASPYTRERLTGAARSSRTLSEALEKLGVDPKNKARRAYLRGRLRRLGVSTSHFEREGHRWSRELLDAAVKESTNMCQVLRALGLDVLGGQHTHISRRIRALGIDTSHFESRARTERMRTNSRRRSAAEILVRKPTDETKRTSNQLLKRALAESGVARSCALCGLDGAWQGCPLPLEVDHIDGDWRNNRLDNLRLLCPNCHSSTDTYRGRKRRPHRADRQPR is encoded by the coding sequence ATGCCGGCGAGTCCGTACACCCGGGAGCGACTGACCGGGGCGGCGAGATCGTCACGGACACTGAGCGAGGCGCTGGAGAAGCTGGGGGTGGACCCGAAGAACAAGGCACGCCGGGCGTACCTACGGGGCCGACTCCGCCGCCTCGGGGTCTCGACATCGCACTTCGAGCGCGAAGGGCATCGATGGAGCCGCGAGCTCCTCGACGCCGCTGTCAAGGAGTCGACCAACATGTGCCAGGTGCTTCGCGCCCTCGGCCTTGACGTTCTGGGAGGTCAGCACACCCACATCAGTCGCCGCATCCGCGCATTGGGCATCGACACGTCGCACTTCGAGTCACGGGCACGCACGGAGCGCATGCGAACCAACAGCCGCCGCCGGTCCGCTGCCGAAATTCTGGTCAGGAAGCCTACGGACGAGACGAAGCGCACGTCGAACCAGTTGCTCAAGCGCGCGCTCGCGGAGTCGGGGGTGGCCCGGTCGTGTGCACTGTGCGGCCTCGACGGAGCCTGGCAGGGCTGTCCGCTGCCCCTCGAGGTGGACCACATCGATGGGGACTGGCGGAACAACCGGCTGGACAATCTTCGTCTGCTCTGCCCGAACTGTCACTCGTCCACCGACACATACAGGGGGCGAAAACGCAGGCCGCACAGGGCCGACAGGCAGCCACGATGA
- a CDS encoding MoaD/ThiS family protein translates to MAIEVRIPTILRTYTGGAKAVEGNGDTLAELFADLESRHNGIQERIVEGEQLRRFVNVYLNDEDVRFLDGISTKLTDGDSVTILPAVAGGMV, encoded by the coding sequence ATGGCCATCGAGGTCCGCATCCCGACCATCCTCCGCACCTACACCGGCGGCGCCAAGGCCGTCGAGGGCAACGGGGACACCCTCGCCGAGCTCTTCGCCGACCTCGAGTCCCGCCACAACGGCATCCAGGAGCGCATCGTCGAGGGCGAGCAGCTGCGCCGTTTCGTGAACGTCTACCTGAACGACGAGGACGTCCGCTTCCTCGACGGCATCTCCACCAAGCTCACCGACGGCGACAGCGTCACGATCCTGCCGGCCGTCGCCGGCGGCATGGTCTGA
- the rph gene encoding ribonuclease PH, whose amino-acid sequence MSRIDGRTPEQLRPVTIERGWSKHAEGSVLISFGDTKVFCTASFTEGVPRWRKGSGEGWVTSEYSMLPRSTNTRGDRESVRGKIGGRTHEISRLIGRSLRAVIDYKALGENTVVLDCDVLQADGGTRTAAITGAYVALADAIAWAQAKKIVKPGRKPLTGTVAAVSVGIVDGTPLLDLCYEEDVRAETDMNVVCTGDGRFVEVQGTAEAEPFDRKELNALLDLATGGCADLAALQAEALGQSTP is encoded by the coding sequence ATGTCTCGAATCGACGGCCGCACCCCCGAACAGCTCCGCCCCGTCACCATCGAACGCGGATGGAGCAAGCACGCCGAGGGCTCCGTCCTCATCTCCTTCGGAGACACCAAGGTCTTCTGCACCGCCTCCTTCACCGAAGGCGTCCCCCGCTGGCGCAAGGGCAGCGGCGAAGGCTGGGTCACCTCCGAGTACTCGATGCTGCCCCGCTCCACCAACACCCGCGGCGACCGCGAGTCCGTACGCGGCAAGATCGGCGGCCGCACCCACGAGATCAGCCGCCTCATCGGCCGCTCCCTGCGAGCCGTCATCGACTACAAGGCCCTCGGCGAGAACACCGTCGTCCTCGACTGCGACGTCCTCCAGGCCGACGGCGGCACCCGCACCGCCGCCATCACCGGTGCCTACGTGGCCCTCGCCGACGCCATCGCCTGGGCCCAGGCCAAAAAGATCGTCAAGCCCGGCCGCAAGCCCCTCACCGGCACCGTCGCCGCCGTCAGCGTCGGCATCGTCGACGGCACCCCCCTCCTCGACCTCTGCTACGAGGAGGACGTCCGCGCCGAGACCGACATGAACGTCGTCTGCACCGGCGACGGCCGCTTCGTCGAGGTCCAGGGCACCGCGGAGGCCGAGCCCTTCGACCGCAAGGAACTCAACGCACTCCTCGACCTCGCCACCGGAGGCTGCGCCGACCTCGCCGCCCTCCAGGCCGAGGCGCTCGGACAGAGCACCCCGTAA
- a CDS encoding PTS transporter subunit EIIC, whose translation MSTESAAAPRRKWWNGLFQGLQKIGRSLQLPVAVLPAAGLLVSLGNLFGASLDGPFWERTSEVLIKGGGGILDGSLGLPLLFCIGVAIGFAKKADGSTALAAVAGFLVYYNVLKAFPVDGTVTEAMPDGTPQNPGVLGGILIGLLTAVVWQRYHRTRLVDWLGFFNGRRLVPIMMAFICCVLGVLFGLLWDPVGDALTAFSKRLIDLGAWGAGIFGVANRLLIPIGMHQFLNTFFWFQAGEYRSEDGTVVQGDLTRFFAGDPDAGLFMSGFFPIMMFGLPAAALAITHCARPEHRKRVAGLMFSVGLTSFVTGVTEPIEFSFMFVAPLLYGLHALLTGASMAITWALGVHAGFSFSAGLIDYVVNWHLDTKPWLILPIGAGFAVVYYVVFRLVITLFNIPTPGREPEEIQEEMDREATK comes from the coding sequence ATGAGCACCGAGAGCGCGGCCGCGCCGCGGCGGAAATGGTGGAACGGCCTGTTCCAGGGGCTTCAGAAGATCGGCCGCAGCCTGCAGCTCCCGGTCGCCGTGCTGCCCGCGGCGGGTCTGCTGGTCAGCCTCGGCAATCTCTTCGGCGCCTCGCTGGACGGCCCGTTCTGGGAGCGGACCTCCGAGGTCCTGATCAAGGGCGGGGGCGGCATCCTCGACGGCAGTCTGGGTCTGCCCCTGCTGTTCTGCATCGGCGTCGCGATCGGGTTCGCGAAGAAGGCCGACGGTTCCACCGCACTCGCGGCGGTGGCGGGCTTCCTCGTCTACTACAACGTCCTCAAGGCCTTCCCCGTCGACGGCACGGTGACGGAGGCGATGCCGGACGGCACCCCGCAGAACCCGGGGGTGCTCGGCGGCATCCTGATCGGTCTGCTGACGGCCGTGGTCTGGCAGCGGTACCACCGCACGCGGCTGGTGGACTGGCTGGGCTTCTTCAACGGGCGCCGGCTCGTCCCGATCATGATGGCGTTCATCTGCTGCGTGCTGGGCGTGCTGTTCGGCCTGCTGTGGGACCCGGTCGGCGACGCGCTGACGGCCTTCTCGAAGCGGCTGATCGACCTCGGCGCCTGGGGCGCGGGCATCTTCGGAGTCGCGAACCGGCTGCTCATCCCGATCGGCATGCACCAGTTCCTGAACACGTTCTTCTGGTTCCAGGCGGGCGAGTACCGGAGCGAGGACGGCACGGTGGTCCAGGGTGACCTGACCCGCTTCTTCGCCGGGGACCCGGATGCGGGGCTGTTCATGTCGGGCTTCTTCCCGATCATGATGTTCGGCCTTCCGGCGGCCGCCCTGGCGATCACCCACTGCGCGCGCCCGGAGCACCGCAAGCGCGTGGCCGGTCTGATGTTCTCGGTCGGCCTGACTTCGTTCGTGACGGGTGTGACGGAGCCGATCGAGTTCTCCTTCATGTTCGTGGCGCCGCTGCTCTACGGTCTGCACGCGCTGCTGACCGGGGCGTCGATGGCGATCACCTGGGCGCTGGGGGTGCACGCGGGCTTCAGCTTCTCCGCGGGCCTGATCGACTACGTCGTCAACTGGCACCTGGACACAAAGCCGTGGCTGATCCTGCCGATCGGCGCCGGGTTCGCGGTGGTCTACTACGTGGTCTTCCGGCTGGTGATCACTTTGTTCAACATTCCTACACCTGGGCGTGAGCCGGAGGAGATCCAGGAGGAAATGGACCGCGAGGCGACCAAGTAG
- a CDS encoding putative leader peptide, with product MVPHDVSDKTPSTLLLVARLHVDLCRLASAMCTAAPCRSHGTA from the coding sequence ATGGTTCCCCATGACGTGAGCGACAAGACGCCGAGCACTCTGCTGCTCGTGGCGCGGCTGCACGTCGACCTGTGCCGCCTCGCCAGTGCGATGTGTACGGCCGCGCCCTGTCGTTCCCACGGCACAGCCTGA
- a CDS encoding glucose PTS transporter subunit EIIB, with product MGRGGGPGAQRSERREKDMASKAEKIVAGLGGIDNIEEIEGCITRLRTEVADPSLVDEAALKAAGAHGVVKMGTAVQVVIGTDADPIAADIEDMM from the coding sequence GTGGGCCGAGGCGGTGGGCCGGGCGCTCAACGCTCCGAACGCAGGGAGAAAGACATGGCCAGCAAGGCTGAGAAGATCGTCGCCGGGCTCGGCGGCATCGACAACATCGAGGAGATCGAGGGCTGCATCACCCGCCTCCGCACCGAGGTCGCGGACCCCAGCCTTGTCGACGAAGCCGCCCTCAAGGCCGCCGGCGCCCACGGCGTCGTCAAGATGGGCACCGCCGTCCAGGTCGTCATCGGCACCGACGCCGACCCGATCGCCGCCGACATCGAAGACATGATGTGA
- a CDS encoding HNH endonuclease — protein MAYTRELLSEAALRCSNIDEVIAFLGTSPYAKLDRYLMKRFAHFAIDISHFSTRRRQSRPATAELRHAVSSSISFAEALRLLGRRDNGGQRALLRRWVAEEGISTDHFLGQAHQRGKPGPTARLHADEILVKREQSGRTRTGILRRALLDIGVPERCARCGTGPVWRGKPMTLEVDHINGVPGDDRRENLRLLCPNCHAITGTWCRGGARRPTLHGPPSQAADPSR, from the coding sequence ATGGCCTATACCCGCGAGCTGTTGAGCGAGGCGGCACTGCGGTGCAGCAACATCGACGAAGTCATCGCCTTCCTCGGCACGTCACCGTACGCGAAGCTCGACCGATACCTCATGAAGCGCTTCGCCCACTTCGCCATCGATATCTCGCACTTCTCGACGCGGAGACGTCAATCACGCCCTGCCACCGCTGAGTTGCGACACGCGGTCAGCTCCTCCATATCCTTCGCAGAGGCACTACGTCTTCTGGGCCGACGGGACAACGGTGGCCAGCGTGCCCTGCTGCGCCGTTGGGTCGCAGAGGAGGGCATCTCCACTGATCATTTCCTGGGACAGGCTCATCAACGGGGGAAGCCCGGCCCGACCGCCCGCCTCCATGCCGACGAGATCCTGGTCAAGCGCGAACAGAGCGGCCGGACCCGAACGGGCATTCTGCGGCGCGCACTCCTGGACATCGGAGTTCCAGAACGGTGCGCCCGCTGTGGCACAGGGCCGGTCTGGCGTGGCAAGCCGATGACACTCGAGGTCGATCACATCAACGGCGTCCCCGGGGACGACAGACGGGAGAACCTCCGACTGCTGTGCCCCAACTGTCATGCGATCACCGGCACCTGGTGCCGGGGTGGAGCTCGACGCCCGACTCTTCACGGGCCACCTTCACAAGCCGCGGACCCGTCCCGGTAG
- a CDS encoding amino acid permease — translation MTSVQVDNHTGDEAGGNTSQEGYERGLGSRQVQMIAIGGAIGVGLFMGAGANIAKAGPSIILMYALAGVVIFFIMRALGELLLYRPVSGSFAEYAREFLGPFFGFVTGWTYWLMWIVTGMAELTAAAIYIHFWFPEIPQWVSALVFLVVLFGVNLISVKIFGEVEFWFSMVKVTAIIGMIVIGLGVLTLGFSDAGDTASVSNLWSYDGVFPNGIGSSLMTLQGVMFAYLAVELVGVTAGESENPEKTLPKAINTLPWRIIIFYVGALIVILSVVKWTEFSAGESPFVHAFEKIGIPLAAGIVNFVVLTAALSSCNSGMYSTGRMLRDLASNGEAPQALGKLNSRRTPAVGIAVSVTLMGIGVVLNYIVPEKAFGYVVSVATAAGIWTWMMILVSHIRYRSAVDAGRLRASSFPAPGGAVFSWVALLFLIGVTGMVAFDEAGRISLYVAAVWALGLAVGWQMLKRKNPRIAERKQREYAAASD, via the coding sequence ATGACCTCGGTGCAGGTCGACAATCACACCGGCGACGAGGCCGGGGGCAACACTTCGCAAGAGGGCTACGAGCGCGGACTCGGCAGCCGTCAGGTCCAGATGATCGCCATCGGCGGTGCCATCGGCGTGGGCCTGTTCATGGGAGCCGGCGCGAACATCGCCAAGGCCGGACCCAGCATCATCCTGATGTACGCCCTCGCCGGCGTCGTCATCTTCTTCATCATGCGAGCGCTCGGCGAGCTGCTCCTGTACCGGCCCGTCTCCGGCTCCTTCGCCGAGTACGCACGGGAGTTCCTCGGCCCGTTCTTCGGTTTCGTCACCGGCTGGACGTACTGGCTGATGTGGATCGTCACCGGCATGGCCGAGCTCACCGCGGCGGCCATCTACATCCACTTCTGGTTCCCCGAGATCCCGCAATGGGTCAGCGCACTGGTCTTCCTGGTCGTGCTCTTCGGCGTCAACCTGATCTCGGTGAAGATCTTCGGCGAGGTCGAGTTCTGGTTCTCGATGGTCAAGGTCACCGCGATCATCGGCATGATCGTGATCGGCCTCGGTGTCCTCACCCTCGGCTTCTCCGACGCCGGTGACACCGCCTCCGTCTCCAACCTCTGGTCCTACGACGGCGTCTTCCCCAACGGCATCGGCTCCAGCCTGATGACCCTGCAGGGCGTCATGTTCGCCTACCTCGCCGTCGAGCTCGTCGGTGTGACCGCGGGCGAGTCGGAGAACCCGGAGAAGACCCTCCCCAAGGCGATCAACACGCTGCCCTGGCGCATCATCATCTTCTACGTCGGCGCCCTGATCGTGATCCTCTCCGTCGTGAAGTGGACCGAGTTCTCCGCCGGCGAGAGCCCCTTCGTGCACGCATTCGAGAAGATCGGCATCCCGCTCGCCGCTGGCATCGTCAACTTCGTCGTGCTCACCGCGGCCCTGTCGTCCTGCAACTCCGGCATGTACTCCACCGGCCGGATGCTGCGCGACCTCGCCTCCAACGGCGAGGCCCCGCAGGCGCTCGGCAAGCTCAACAGCCGCCGCACCCCGGCGGTCGGCATCGCGGTCTCCGTCACCCTCATGGGCATCGGCGTGGTCCTCAACTACATCGTCCCGGAGAAGGCCTTCGGCTATGTGGTGTCCGTCGCCACCGCGGCCGGCATCTGGACCTGGATGATGATCCTCGTCAGCCACATCCGCTACCGCTCCGCGGTGGACGCGGGACGGCTGCGCGCCTCGTCCTTCCCGGCCCCGGGCGGCGCGGTCTTCAGCTGGGTCGCCCTGCTCTTCCTGATCGGCGTGACCGGCATGGTCGCGTTCGACGAGGCGGGCCGGATCTCCCTGTACGTCGCCGCCGTCTGGGCCCTGGGCCTCGCCGTCGGCTGGCAGATGCTGAAGCGGAAGAACCCGCGGATCGCCGAGCGGAAGCAGCGGGAGTACGCGGCCGCGTCCGACTGA
- a CDS encoding MBL fold metallo-hydrolase, translated as MKLTVVGCSGSFPSAESACSSYLVEADGFRLLLDMGNGALGELQRHCGLYDLDAIFLSHLHADHCIDMCGYFVARYYRHDGGRCAPIPVHGPEGTEQRLTTAYADTPSASSMSEVFDFHTLKPGHFEIGPFSVFTEKLAHPVEAYGIRLEHGGRTLTYSGDTGVCDALDDLAAGADLFLCEASFTHGKEDIPDLHLNGREAGAYARRANAGRLVLTHIPPWTDPGQTLRDARAVYDGPTDVARPGAVYEI; from the coding sequence ATGAAGCTCACCGTCGTCGGCTGCTCCGGGTCGTTCCCGTCCGCGGAATCGGCCTGCTCGAGCTACCTCGTAGAGGCCGACGGCTTCCGGCTGCTCCTCGACATGGGCAACGGCGCCCTCGGAGAGTTGCAGCGCCACTGTGGTCTCTACGATCTCGACGCCATCTTCCTCAGCCACCTCCACGCGGACCACTGCATCGACATGTGCGGGTACTTCGTGGCCCGCTACTACCGCCACGACGGCGGCCGCTGCGCACCCATCCCGGTCCACGGCCCCGAGGGCACCGAGCAGCGTCTGACCACGGCCTACGCCGACACGCCCTCCGCCTCCTCCATGAGCGAGGTGTTCGACTTCCACACCCTGAAGCCGGGGCACTTCGAGATCGGCCCCTTCTCCGTCTTCACGGAGAAGCTGGCGCATCCCGTCGAGGCGTACGGCATCCGGCTGGAGCACGGCGGCAGGACCCTGACGTACTCGGGCGACACCGGTGTGTGCGACGCGCTCGACGACCTCGCCGCGGGTGCGGACCTCTTCCTCTGCGAGGCGTCCTTCACGCACGGCAAGGAGGACATCCCGGACCTCCACCTCAACGGCCGTGAGGCCGGGGCCTACGCCCGGCGCGCGAACGCGGGCCGGCTGGTCCTGACCCACATCCCGCCGTGGACGGACCCCGGGCAGACGCTGCGCGACGCCCGCGCCGTGTACGACGGTCCGACGGACGTCGCACGGCCCGGCGCGGTCTACGAGATCTGA
- a CDS encoding M67 family metallopeptidase: MLTITQALFDQIVAHAREDHPDEACGVVAGPEGSGRPERFIPMLNAARSPTFYEFDSGDLLKLYRELDDRDEEPVIIYHSHTATEAYPSRTDVSYANEPGAHYVLVSTADTDDAGPFQFRSFRIVDGEITEEDVKVVEAY; encoded by the coding sequence ATGCTGACCATCACCCAGGCCCTCTTCGACCAGATCGTCGCCCACGCCCGCGAGGACCACCCCGACGAGGCCTGCGGCGTCGTCGCCGGACCGGAGGGCTCCGGCCGCCCCGAGCGCTTCATCCCGATGCTGAACGCGGCCCGTTCGCCCACGTTCTACGAGTTCGACTCGGGCGATCTGCTCAAGCTCTACCGCGAGCTGGACGACCGGGACGAGGAGCCCGTGATCATCTACCACTCGCACACCGCGACCGAGGCGTACCCGTCCCGCACCGACGTCAGCTACGCCAACGAGCCCGGGGCCCACTACGTCCTGGTCTCCACGGCGGACACCGACGACGCCGGGCCCTTCCAGTTCCGCTCGTTCCGCATCGTGGACGGCGAGATCACCGAAGAGGACGTGAAGGTCGTCGAGGCGTACTGA
- the rdgB gene encoding RdgB/HAM1 family non-canonical purine NTP pyrophosphatase, with amino-acid sequence MTRLILATRNAGKITELRAILADAGVTHELVGADAYPEIPDVKETGVTFAENALLKAHALAKATGLPAVADDSGLCVDVLGGAPGIFSARWSGRHGDDQANLELLLAQLLDIDTPHRAAHFACAAALALPDGTERVVEGRLRGTLRRSPHGTNGFGYDPILQPEGESRTCAELTPEEKNAISHRGKAFRALVPVVKELLG; translated from the coding sequence ATGACCCGACTGATCCTCGCCACACGCAACGCCGGAAAGATCACCGAACTCAGGGCCATCCTCGCCGACGCGGGCGTCACCCACGAACTCGTCGGCGCGGACGCCTACCCGGAGATCCCGGACGTCAAGGAGACCGGCGTCACCTTCGCCGAGAACGCCCTCCTCAAGGCGCACGCCCTCGCCAAGGCCACCGGCCTGCCCGCCGTCGCCGACGACTCCGGCCTCTGCGTCGACGTCCTCGGCGGCGCGCCCGGCATCTTCTCCGCACGATGGTCCGGCCGCCACGGCGACGATCAGGCGAACCTCGAACTGCTCCTCGCGCAGCTCCTCGACATCGACACCCCCCACCGCGCCGCCCACTTCGCGTGCGCGGCCGCCCTCGCCCTCCCCGACGGCACGGAACGCGTCGTGGAAGGCCGCCTCCGGGGCACCCTGCGCCGCTCCCCTCACGGCACGAACGGCTTCGGCTACGACCCGATCCTCCAGCCGGAGGGCGAGAGCCGCACCTGCGCGGAACTGACCCCGGAGGAGAAGAACGCGATCAGCCACCGGGGGAAGGCGTTCCGGGCGCTGGTGCCGGTGGTGAAGGAACTGCTGGGCTGA
- a CDS encoding PTS transporter subunit EIIC codes for MTTATAATAPPAKKRGAGLFQGLQKVGRSLQLPIAVLPAAGILLRLGQPDVFGKDGLGWDKVASVFATAGDAVFANLPLLFCIGVAIGFAKKSDGSTALAALVGFLVYNNVLKAFPVTEAVVNTTENNGVDVAATYNNPGVLGGIVMGLLAALLWQRYHRTKLVDWLGFFNGRRLVPIIMAFVGVIVGVFFGLVWEPIGEVISNFGEWMTGLGAAGAGLFGLINRALIPIGMHQFVNTVAWFQIGDFTNAAGEIVHGDLNRFFAGDPEAGLFMTGFFPIMMFGLPAAALAIAHSARPERRKAVTGMMVSLALTSFVTGVTEPIEFSFMFIAPLLYAIHAVLTAVSMAVTWALGVHAGFTFSAGLIDLGLGWSKASSPWMIIPIGLVFGAVYYVVFRFAITKFNLPTPGRESDEELAEMEKAEAK; via the coding sequence ATGACTACGGCTACCGCCGCTACGGCGCCGCCCGCCAAGAAGCGGGGTGCGGGCCTGTTCCAGGGCCTGCAGAAGGTGGGACGCAGCCTGCAGCTGCCGATCGCGGTACTGCCCGCGGCCGGCATCCTGCTGCGCCTCGGCCAGCCGGACGTGTTCGGCAAGGACGGTCTCGGCTGGGACAAGGTCGCCTCCGTGTTCGCCACCGCCGGTGACGCCGTCTTCGCCAACCTGCCGCTGCTCTTCTGCATAGGCGTGGCGATCGGCTTCGCCAAGAAGTCCGACGGTTCGACTGCCCTCGCCGCCCTGGTCGGCTTCCTGGTCTACAACAACGTCCTCAAGGCCTTCCCGGTCACCGAGGCCGTCGTGAACACGACCGAGAACAACGGTGTCGACGTCGCCGCGACGTACAACAACCCGGGTGTTCTCGGTGGCATCGTGATGGGCCTGCTCGCGGCGCTGCTGTGGCAGCGGTACCACCGCACCAAGCTGGTCGACTGGCTCGGCTTCTTCAACGGCCGCCGGCTCGTGCCGATCATCATGGCCTTCGTCGGCGTGATCGTGGGTGTCTTCTTCGGCCTCGTGTGGGAGCCGATCGGCGAGGTCATCTCCAACTTCGGCGAGTGGATGACCGGGCTCGGGGCCGCGGGCGCGGGCCTCTTCGGCCTCATCAACCGCGCGTTGATCCCCATCGGCATGCACCAGTTCGTCAACACGGTGGCGTGGTTCCAGATCGGCGACTTCACCAACGCCGCCGGCGAGATCGTCCACGGCGACCTGAACCGCTTCTTCGCGGGCGACCCGGAGGCCGGCCTGTTCATGACCGGCTTCTTCCCGATCATGATGTTCGGCCTCCCGGCCGCCGCCCTCGCCATCGCGCACTCCGCACGGCCCGAGCGCCGCAAGGCGGTCACCGGCATGATGGTCTCCCTCGCGCTGACCTCCTTCGTGACCGGTGTCACCGAGCCGATCGAGTTCTCGTTCATGTTCATCGCGCCGCTGCTGTACGCGATCCACGCGGTCCTCACGGCCGTGTCGATGGCCGTCACCTGGGCGCTCGGTGTGCACGCCGGCTTCACCTTCTCGGCCGGCCTGATCGACCTGGGGCTGGGCTGGAGCAAGGCGTCGAGCCCATGGATGATCATCCCCATCGGCCTGGTCTTCGGAGCGGTCTACTACGTGGTCTTCCGCTTCGCCATCACCAAGTTCAACCTCCCGACGCCGGGCCGGGAGTCCGACGAGGAGCTCGCCGAGATGGAGAAGGCCGAGGCGAAGTAG
- a CDS encoding PLP-dependent cysteine synthase family protein, whose translation MRYDSPLAAVGNTPLVRLPRLSPSDDVRIWAKLEDRNPTGSIKDRPALHMIEQAEKDGRLTPGCTILEPTSGNTGISLAMAARLKGYSIVCVMPENTSQERRDLLKMWGAEIVPSPAAGGSNTAVRVAKELAGQNPSWVMLYQYGNPDNAGAHYATTGPEILADLPSVTHFVAGLGTTGTLMGVGRFLRENKPDVKIVAAEPRYDDLVYGLRNLDEGFVPELYDASVLTTRFSVGSADAVTRTRELLQQEGIFAGVSTGAALHAAIGVGKKAVKAGESADIVFVVADGGWKYLSTGVYTAETTEAAIETLQGQLWA comes from the coding sequence ATGCGATACGACTCCCCGCTCGCGGCCGTGGGCAACACGCCGCTGGTCCGGCTCCCGCGGCTGTCGCCCTCCGACGACGTCCGGATCTGGGCCAAGCTCGAGGACCGCAACCCCACCGGCTCGATCAAGGACCGCCCCGCGCTCCACATGATCGAGCAGGCGGAGAAGGACGGCCGTCTCACCCCCGGCTGCACCATCCTCGAGCCCACCAGCGGCAACACCGGCATCTCCCTGGCGATGGCGGCCAGGCTCAAGGGCTACAGCATCGTCTGCGTCATGCCGGAGAACACCTCCCAGGAACGGCGTGACCTGCTGAAGATGTGGGGGGCCGAGATCGTCCCGTCCCCCGCCGCCGGCGGCTCCAACACCGCCGTACGCGTCGCCAAGGAGCTCGCCGGGCAGAACCCGTCGTGGGTGATGCTCTACCAGTACGGAAACCCGGACAACGCGGGCGCCCACTACGCCACCACCGGCCCGGAGATCCTCGCCGACCTGCCGTCCGTCACCCACTTCGTGGCCGGCCTCGGCACCACCGGAACCCTCATGGGCGTCGGACGCTTCCTGCGCGAGAACAAGCCCGACGTGAAGATCGTCGCCGCGGAACCGCGCTACGACGACCTCGTCTACGGCCTGCGCAACCTCGACGAGGGCTTCGTCCCCGAGCTGTACGACGCCTCCGTGCTGACCACCCGCTTCTCGGTCGGCTCCGCGGACGCGGTCACCCGCACCCGCGAACTGCTCCAGCAGGAGGGCATCTTCGCGGGCGTCTCCACGGGCGCCGCCCTGCACGCGGCGATCGGCGTCGGGAAGAAGGCCGTCAAGGCGGGGGAGTCCGCGGACATCGTGTTCGTGGTCGCCGACGGCGGATGGAAGTACCTTTCGACGGGCGTCTACACCGCGGAGACGACCGAAGCGGCGATCGAGACGCTGCAGGGCCAGCTCTGGGCGTGA
- a CDS encoding DUF2017 domain-containing protein: protein MSSHFEPRGGGGAAVALDEVEIAILRSLAVQLLELIGPGDEPAEGADPLAALFAEGPSEPPSDPALARLFPEAYADPEAGTPDEELRAASSEFRRFTENDLRTRKREDALAVVRSLDALTPAGDGGAVLELSADDCLHWLGALNDLRLTIGTRLDVGDEDENEDLYRLPDSDPRKPMVMAYLWLGALQETLVETLMP, encoded by the coding sequence ATGAGCTCTCACTTCGAGCCGCGCGGCGGCGGCGGGGCCGCGGTCGCCCTGGACGAGGTCGAGATCGCGATCCTGCGCTCCCTCGCCGTCCAGCTCCTCGAGCTCATCGGGCCGGGCGACGAGCCGGCCGAGGGGGCGGACCCGCTGGCGGCCCTCTTCGCGGAGGGGCCGAGCGAGCCCCCGTCCGACCCCGCGCTCGCGCGCCTGTTCCCCGAGGCCTACGCCGATCCGGAGGCCGGGACCCCCGACGAGGAGCTGAGGGCCGCCTCCTCCGAGTTCCGGCGGTTCACCGAGAACGACCTGCGCACGCGTAAACGCGAGGACGCCCTCGCCGTCGTGCGCAGCCTCGACGCCCTCACTCCGGCGGGTGACGGCGGTGCGGTGCTGGAGCTGTCGGCCGACGACTGCCTGCACTGGCTCGGCGCCCTCAACGACCTGCGGCTGACCATCGGCACCCGTCTCGACGTCGGCGACGAGGACGAGAACGAGGACCTCTACCGCCTTCCGGACTCCGACCCGCGCAAGCCGATGGTCATGGCGTACCTGTGGCTCGGCGCCCTCCAGGAGACGCTCGTCGAGACCTTGATGCCCTGA